One window of Tepidanaerobacter acetatoxydans Re1 genomic DNA carries:
- a CDS encoding histone deacetylase: protein MLVAKNRLGVVLFPAFDWAISPTHPEREERLLYTQDQIFEEGIMDIENIKFYNPEIAVKQDIQRVHFCVPNVEQRVTKSHLISAGGAIKAAHAVMDKETDKAFALVRPPGHHAQRVVYGDRGFCIINIEAVMLENLRAKYGHCRAAIVDTDCHHGDGTQDIYWNDRDTLFISFHQDGRTLYPGTGFIDEFGGPGAMGYNINIPLPPGTGEEGFLYVLDNLVLPILSEYKPDLIINSAGQDNHYTDPLTNMNFTAWGYAELNHKLNPDIAVLEGGYSIEGALPYVNLGIILAMAGLDYSHVREPDYDPVKLKQSKKITEYIKELCENIYNRWRQKDLIAYEFIKDKDYITRQRQIYYDTDGILENQTQTFKVCSKCSGVNMIKSNSDRGMPIFAVTIPRDACSSCVDEGYKIYKDVDMQKYFKAYLQDRVNDAYLDKQS, encoded by the coding sequence TCTTATTTCCTGCTTTTGATTGGGCAATCAGTCCAACACATCCTGAACGTGAAGAAAGACTGCTATATACTCAGGATCAGATATTTGAGGAAGGTATAATGGATATAGAAAATATCAAATTCTACAACCCTGAAATAGCAGTAAAGCAAGATATCCAGAGAGTTCATTTTTGTGTTCCAAATGTAGAGCAAAGAGTTACTAAATCCCATTTAATTTCAGCAGGTGGTGCTATTAAGGCAGCACATGCGGTAATGGACAAAGAAACAGATAAGGCATTTGCCCTTGTAAGGCCGCCAGGGCATCATGCTCAGCGTGTCGTATACGGGGATAGAGGTTTTTGTATTATCAATATTGAAGCAGTGATGCTGGAAAATCTCAGGGCAAAATACGGGCACTGTCGGGCGGCAATAGTTGATACGGACTGCCATCATGGGGATGGAACTCAAGATATATATTGGAATGACAGAGATACCCTGTTTATTTCTTTTCACCAGGATGGGAGAACACTTTATCCGGGAACAGGCTTTATAGATGAATTTGGCGGCCCTGGAGCCATGGGCTATAATATAAACATTCCGCTTCCTCCGGGAACCGGCGAGGAAGGATTTTTATATGTGCTCGATAATCTTGTCCTTCCAATATTAAGTGAATACAAACCGGACTTAATTATAAATTCGGCAGGGCAGGACAACCATTATACAGATCCGCTTACTAATATGAACTTCACTGCTTGGGGTTATGCCGAATTAAATCATAAACTGAACCCTGATATAGCAGTTTTAGAAGGAGGATATTCGATAGAAGGGGCATTGCCCTATGTGAATCTTGGGATAATATTGGCTATGGCAGGCTTAGACTATTCCCATGTTAGGGAACCGGATTATGACCCGGTAAAATTAAAACAATCAAAGAAAATTACAGAATATATCAAAGAACTTTGTGAAAATATCTATAACCGCTGGCGGCAAAAAGATTTAATTGCATATGAGTTTATAAAAGATAAAGACTATATTACAAGACAGCGGCAGATATATTACGATACTGACGGCATACTTGAAAATCAAACACAAACATTCAAAGTATGCTCTAAGTGTTCGGGCGTAAATATGATTAAGTCTAATAGCGACAGAGGCATGCCCATTTTTGCGGTAACTATACCTCGTGATGCATGTTCTTCATGCGTGGACGAAGGCTATAAAATCTATAAAGATGTCGACATGCAAAAATATTTTAAAGCTTACCTACAAGATCGTGTAAATGATGCTTACCTTGATAAACAATCTTGA
- the mgtE gene encoding magnesium transporter, which produces MLPKKDIILIKHLVLNKSDEAHKILANLHPADIAEILNEIKNGNKKLFLHMMSSSKAAEVLEELDPADSLQILEEMSEEETIKILENMSVDEIIDLIQEMPTAQAERLLMKLPQEDYEELKELLKMAEDTAGGLMTTDYVYIFSDETVSQAIEDVRQFGQKAETIYYLYVVDNKKHLQGVLSLRELISAPRDKKIHEIMHKKVISVNVDQDQEDVAKIISRYSLLAVPVVDNENRLLGIVTVDDAMEVLEAENTEDIHKMAGITTEEDVILTSTIWGASKKRIFWLIVCLFGDMLSGKVIDGFSHVLESVVAVAFFIPVLMATGGNIGTQSLALAVRGIATEELNRKNIFQFIIGETLAGLQLGIICGALISVISYIWQKNAQLSLAVGLSMCISLMLAALIGVLIPLIFNMFNIDPAVASGPFITTVVDITTLIVYFTFAIYFIDIISPNMVGFARLGLEGVLA; this is translated from the coding sequence ATGCTGCCAAAGAAAGACATAATTCTTATAAAGCATCTTGTACTTAACAAAAGTGACGAAGCACATAAAATACTGGCAAATCTACATCCGGCAGATATTGCCGAAATATTAAATGAAATAAAAAACGGCAATAAAAAGCTTTTCTTGCATATGATGAGCAGCTCTAAAGCCGCAGAAGTTTTAGAAGAACTTGATCCGGCGGATAGTCTTCAAATACTTGAAGAAATGAGTGAGGAGGAAACTATAAAAATCCTGGAAAATATGTCTGTAGATGAAATTATAGACCTTATTCAGGAGATGCCTACAGCTCAGGCGGAGCGCCTTCTCATGAAACTTCCCCAAGAAGATTACGAGGAACTTAAAGAGCTTCTCAAAATGGCGGAAGATACGGCCGGCGGACTTATGACTACCGACTATGTTTATATTTTTTCTGATGAAACTGTGAGTCAAGCCATAGAAGATGTTCGTCAATTTGGCCAAAAAGCCGAAACAATTTATTACCTATACGTAGTTGATAACAAAAAACACTTACAAGGAGTTCTATCACTTAGAGAACTTATAAGCGCTCCGAGAGATAAAAAAATCCATGAAATAATGCATAAAAAAGTTATCTCGGTAAATGTAGACCAAGACCAAGAAGATGTTGCAAAAATCATATCGCGGTATTCACTGCTGGCCGTTCCAGTAGTTGATAATGAAAATCGTTTACTGGGTATTGTTACTGTTGATGATGCTATGGAAGTTTTGGAAGCGGAGAATACTGAAGATATCCATAAAATGGCCGGTATCACTACGGAAGAAGATGTGATTTTAACAAGTACAATCTGGGGTGCATCAAAAAAAAGGATTTTCTGGCTTATTGTCTGCCTTTTCGGGGATATGCTGTCAGGAAAAGTTATTGATGGATTTTCTCATGTGTTAGAGTCTGTTGTAGCTGTAGCATTTTTTATTCCGGTGCTCATGGCTACCGGAGGTAATATCGGAACTCAGTCCTTAGCATTAGCGGTGCGCGGTATAGCTACCGAAGAACTAAACAGAAAAAATATTTTTCAGTTTATTATTGGAGAAACTTTAGCAGGGCTACAATTGGGAATAATATGCGGTGCACTAATTTCAGTTATAAGCTATATATGGCAAAAAAATGCTCAACTAAGTCTGGCAGTAGGTCTTTCTATGTGCATTTCATTAATGCTTGCAGCACTCATAGGTGTCTTAATACCGCTCATTTTTAACATGTTCAACATCGACCCTGCTGTGGCTTCGGGGCCATTTATAACTACAGTGGTGGATATAACAACACTCATAGTATATTTTACATTTGCCATTTACTTTATTGATATAATTTCTCCAAACATGGTCGGCTTTGCAAGGCTTGGATTAGAGGGGGTGCTGGCATGA
- the mgtE gene encoding magnesium transporter, with protein MNGVEEIRDILGKEDYTKLKSVIHKYHPVDIAEFFEELSPKESLNLFKILDFEDAIQVLEEVDSDKKYFILTNIEANYASKLLAEMSSDDVADFLGDLKEEEKKQILSLMEESAKLDLKDLLAYDKNTAGGRMTTEYIAFSKDLKAKDVLNKLAELAPDAETIYYLYVVDSEGRLAGVISLRDLILAPEQTPIEDFMKTDVKKVNVMSHQEEVARLIKKYGLLALPVVDDNDVLLGIVTVDDAMMVVEEETTEDILKFSGSDVDEKIDLKQISPWIRAKRRLPWILVAIIGEIFSGRVINGFSATLQTIVALSFFIPVIMDMGGNVGTQSAAIVVRGLATGEIDTASIIKNVLREAAVGIILGIINGILVTAITYFWQGKVLLGLVVGIAMAFNLTLAAALGTFIPLLWHKFGHDPAVASGPFVTTLLDIIGLFVYFSTATWILNL; from the coding sequence ATGAACGGAGTAGAAGAAATCCGAGATATTTTAGGTAAAGAGGATTATACTAAGTTAAAATCGGTAATTCATAAGTATCATCCTGTAGATATAGCTGAATTTTTCGAGGAGCTTTCACCCAAAGAAAGCCTAAATTTGTTTAAGATACTAGATTTCGAAGATGCCATACAAGTCCTAGAAGAAGTCGATTCAGATAAAAAGTACTTTATTTTAACAAACATTGAAGCAAATTATGCCTCTAAATTACTTGCAGAAATGTCATCAGACGATGTGGCAGACTTTTTAGGTGATTTAAAAGAAGAAGAAAAAAAGCAGATACTGTCTTTAATGGAGGAAAGTGCAAAATTAGATTTAAAAGACCTTCTGGCTTATGATAAAAACACGGCCGGCGGTCGTATGACAACTGAATACATTGCTTTTTCCAAAGATTTAAAAGCAAAAGATGTGCTCAATAAATTAGCAGAGCTGGCACCCGATGCGGAAACCATATATTATCTTTATGTGGTGGATTCTGAGGGCAGGCTTGCAGGGGTTATTTCCTTAAGGGATCTGATTTTGGCACCGGAGCAAACCCCAATCGAAGATTTTATGAAGACAGATGTAAAGAAAGTAAATGTGATGTCACACCAAGAAGAGGTAGCACGACTTATCAAAAAATATGGTCTTTTAGCACTGCCCGTGGTTGATGACAATGATGTTTTGCTCGGTATTGTCACTGTAGATGATGCTATGATGGTGGTTGAAGAGGAAACTACCGAAGACATATTAAAATTCTCTGGTTCCGATGTCGATGAGAAAATAGATTTAAAACAAATATCCCCTTGGATTCGAGCAAAGCGAAGACTGCCATGGATTTTGGTAGCCATTATCGGGGAGATTTTTTCCGGAAGAGTAATCAACGGCTTTTCTGCCACTTTACAGACTATAGTTGCCTTATCATTTTTTATACCGGTTATCATGGACATGGGTGGAAATGTTGGCACACAATCTGCCGCGATTGTTGTCAGGGGACTTGCAACAGGGGAAATCGACACTGCTTCTATAATAAAAAACGTTCTTCGGGAGGCTGCGGTCGGGATAATTTTAGGCATAATTAATGGTATATTAGTGACTGCAATAACATATTTTTGGCAGGGAAAAGTGCTATTGGGTCTTGTAGTAGGAATTGCCATGGCATTTAATCTCACATTAGCCGCCGCATTAGGTACATTTATTCCGCTGTTATGGCATAAGTTCGGACATGACCCGGCGGTGGCATCTGGCCCGTTTGTAACCACACTTCTTGATATTATAGGGCTCTTTGTTTATTTTTCCACAGCAACATGGATTTTAAATCTGTAA
- a CDS encoding YlbF family regulator produces MNVYDLAHQLARSLNESQEYLEYKKAKETIKQDPQVEKMLKDLRAKQIEVQALSISGKPIAEAQKSLENLYNIAVNNSLLRQYLEAEERFAVLFTDIQNIIIKGIEFDIDTEDK; encoded by the coding sequence ATGAATGTATACGATCTTGCGCACCAACTTGCGCGAAGTTTGAATGAGAGTCAGGAATACTTAGAATACAAAAAGGCTAAGGAAACTATTAAACAAGACCCTCAAGTTGAAAAAATGCTTAAAGATTTGAGAGCTAAACAAATCGAAGTCCAAGCTCTTAGTATATCCGGAAAGCCAATCGCCGAAGCTCAAAAAAGCCTTGAAAATCTCTATAATATCGCAGTTAACAACTCACTGCTAAGGCAGTATTTAGAAGCGGAAGAACGATTTGCAGTCTTGTTTACCGATATTCAGAATATTATTATAAAAGGTATAGAATTTGATATAGATACGGAGGATAAATAA
- the rapZ gene encoding RNase adapter RapZ codes for MEFVIITGLSGAGKTLAMRVFEDHGYFCVDNLPPALIPTFIELCRQSIKKINKIALVIDIRGGGFFDKLFESLNELSKAGHNYEILFLEASDEVLIKRYKESRRRHPLAFEGRIVEGIKSEREKMSKLREVADYIIDTSLTTPAELKEEIVIRFIEQEKEDPFLINIVSFGFKQGIPLDADLVFDVRFLPNPYYIDELRPYTGEDPEVKEFVMKWPESQQFLDKLIDMIQYLIPYYIREGKTQLIIGIGCTGGRHRSVALADEIAARLKIDRCRVIIDHRDIDKDIERS; via the coding sequence ATAGAATTTGTAATTATTACCGGGCTTTCAGGAGCTGGGAAAACGTTGGCTATGAGGGTATTTGAAGATCATGGATATTTTTGCGTAGACAATCTTCCTCCGGCATTGATTCCTACTTTTATAGAACTTTGCCGACAGAGCATTAAAAAAATAAATAAGATAGCCTTAGTAATTGATATACGGGGAGGCGGCTTTTTCGACAAGCTTTTTGAGAGCTTAAACGAACTGAGTAAGGCAGGCCATAACTATGAAATACTTTTTCTTGAGGCGTCTGACGAGGTGCTCATAAAAAGATATAAGGAAAGCCGCAGACGTCATCCGCTAGCCTTTGAAGGGCGCATAGTTGAAGGCATAAAATCCGAACGTGAGAAAATGTCCAAACTTCGTGAAGTGGCCGACTATATCATTGACACATCTTTAACAACGCCGGCTGAACTGAAAGAAGAAATAGTAATCAGGTTTATTGAACAGGAAAAAGAGGATCCTTTTTTAATAAACATAGTATCATTTGGCTTTAAACAGGGAATTCCTTTGGATGCAGATTTGGTTTTTGATGTGAGATTTCTGCCTAATCCGTATTATATTGATGAACTTAGACCATATACCGGCGAAGATCCGGAAGTTAAAGAATTTGTAATGAAATGGCCGGAAAGCCAACAGTTTTTGGATAAACTAATTGATATGATTCAGTATTTAATACCATATTATATAAGAGAAGGCAAAACTCAGCTGATAATAGGCATCGGTTGCACCGGCGGCAGACATAGGTCTGTGGCCTTAGCCGATGAAATAGCCGCAAGGCTTAAGATTGACCGCTGCCGGGTGATCATAGACCATAGAGATATAGACAAAGACATAGAACGGAGTTGA
- a CDS encoding gluconeogenesis factor YvcK family protein — MYPNIVCLGGGTGLPNLLRGLKSYSDRITAIVTVADDGGSSGVIRNELKIPPPGDIKNCILALAYTEPLMEELFQYRFSSGSLKGHSFGNLFLAAMTEMLGNFELAIKESSKILAVKGTVLPSTLEDVTLEAIYEDGEKASGESCIPNSRKRISKVMLKPSDAKPLDDALEAVEKADLIILGPGSLYTSLIPNLLVKDLAEAISKSKAKKIYIVNVMTQPGETDGYTASDHVKAVIEHSNPNVMEYVIINTGQIPDHLLSRYLSEGSTYVECDKDVIEEMGYTVVADSIVNPTDVAHHSPVKLAETIMKLI, encoded by the coding sequence TTGTACCCTAATATAGTATGTTTAGGGGGAGGCACAGGTCTTCCAAATCTTTTAAGAGGCTTAAAATCTTATTCGGACCGCATTACTGCTATTGTAACGGTAGCAGATGATGGTGGCAGCTCGGGAGTTATCAGAAATGAACTTAAAATACCACCTCCGGGTGATATCAAAAACTGTATATTAGCCTTAGCTTATACAGAACCACTTATGGAGGAGTTGTTTCAATACCGTTTTAGCAGTGGGTCATTGAAAGGGCATAGCTTTGGAAATCTATTCTTGGCAGCAATGACTGAAATGCTGGGTAATTTTGAACTGGCCATAAAAGAATCCAGTAAGATTCTAGCAGTTAAAGGAACTGTTCTTCCGTCTACTTTGGAGGATGTAACACTTGAGGCGATTTATGAGGATGGCGAGAAAGCCAGTGGTGAGTCTTGTATTCCTAATTCGCGAAAAAGGATATCAAAAGTAATGCTAAAGCCATCCGATGCTAAGCCGCTAGACGATGCATTAGAAGCCGTGGAAAAGGCCGATTTGATAATACTCGGCCCTGGAAGCTTGTATACCAGCTTAATTCCCAATCTTCTTGTAAAAGATCTGGCTGAGGCCATATCAAAATCAAAGGCAAAGAAGATTTATATTGTAAATGTAATGACACAGCCGGGAGAAACTGATGGCTATACTGCATCTGATCATGTGAAAGCGGTTATAGAACATTCAAATCCTAATGTGATGGAGTATGTCATTATAAATACCGGTCAAATTCCGGATCATCTATTATCGCGCTATCTATCCGAAGGTTCCACATATGTAGAGTGTGACAAAGATGTCATAGAAGAAATGGGGTATACCGTAGTGGCAGATTCCATAGTTAATCCCACTGATGTAGCTCATCACAGTCCGGTAAAGCTAGCTGAAACGATTATGAAATTAATTTAA
- the whiA gene encoding DNA-binding protein WhiA, with protein MVSFSYNVKEELSRLSSSTCCQRAELASLIQMAGTIQIIGGQKKILLRIQTVHAPTARRIYKLLKKNSISPDGIAVKRNSFLKDRSLYIISVDVKQCKTLLEELGILPIGNDSEHQSTGINPALIKNKCCKKAFLRGAFLGGGSISNPKGSYHMEFVTQDKDMAQTLLKLIGDFGLKSKVVERKNNYLIYLKNGDHIADMLGIIGAHSSLLKYEDIRVLKEMRNSVNRMVNCETANLNKTVDASVRQTASINYLKESGKFNDLPENLKQVAELRLKHPDLSLKELGQMMDPILGKSGVSYRLKKIEEIAKKLQSTKGEY; from the coding sequence ATGGTGTCTTTTTCGTATAATGTAAAAGAAGAATTATCCAGACTATCCTCAAGCACATGCTGTCAGCGAGCAGAACTAGCCTCGCTTATACAAATGGCTGGAACAATCCAAATAATAGGTGGGCAGAAAAAGATACTTCTTCGGATTCAAACTGTACATGCACCTACAGCCCGAAGGATTTACAAACTTTTAAAGAAAAATTCCATATCACCGGATGGGATCGCTGTAAAGCGGAATAGTTTTCTAAAAGACAGAAGCTTATATATTATTTCCGTAGATGTAAAGCAATGCAAGACTTTACTTGAAGAACTGGGAATACTACCCATTGGGAACGATTCCGAACATCAAAGCACCGGCATCAATCCGGCCTTAATTAAAAATAAATGCTGTAAAAAAGCCTTTTTGAGAGGCGCTTTTTTAGGTGGAGGTTCTATCAGTAATCCTAAAGGCTCTTATCATATGGAATTTGTTACACAAGATAAGGATATGGCTCAAACTCTATTAAAACTTATTGGTGATTTTGGTTTAAAATCAAAGGTGGTAGAGCGTAAAAACAACTATTTAATATATTTGAAAAACGGGGACCACATTGCCGATATGTTAGGGATTATCGGTGCACACAGCAGTCTTTTAAAATATGAAGACATAAGAGTGCTAAAAGAAATGCGAAACAGTGTGAACCGCATGGTTAATTGCGAAACTGCCAATTTGAACAAGACGGTTGATGCTTCTGTCAGGCAGACTGCTAGCATTAACTATTTAAAAGAAAGTGGTAAGTTTAATGATTTACCGGAGAATTTAAAACAAGTTGCTGAACTTAGACTCAAACACCCGGATTTAAGCTTAAAAGAATTGGGACAAATGATGGATCCGATTTTAGGCAAATCAGGTGTGAGTTATAGATTAAAAAAAATTGAAGAAATAGCTAAGAAGCTACAGTCAACGAAAGGGGAATATTAG
- a CDS encoding HPr family phosphocarrier protein, with protein sequence MFQQNVTVKNKTGLHARPAALFVQTANKFKSEVFIEKDGKKVNAKSIMGVMSLAVSQGTQITISAQGEDEKEAVEKLVELIESKFGED encoded by the coding sequence ATGTTTCAACAAAATGTAACCGTTAAGAACAAAACGGGTCTTCATGCAAGGCCTGCAGCATTGTTTGTCCAAACAGCAAACAAATTTAAATCAGAAGTATTTATCGAAAAAGACGGGAAAAAGGTTAATGCAAAAAGCATAATGGGTGTTATGTCACTTGCAGTAAGTCAAGGAACTCAAATTACAATTTCTGCTCAGGGTGAAGATGAGAAAGAAGCTGTGGAAAAACTAGTAGAATTGATAGAAAGCAAATTTGGTGAAGATTAA
- a CDS encoding DRTGG domain-containing protein encodes MTKHARIIEYIKKLEVGSKISVRQLANDLNVSEGTAYRAIKDAQLAGYVCTMPRIGTIRIEKKTDEAIEHLSFAEVVNIVEGSVMGGKSGLHKPLSKFLIGAMEVEEMHKFIEPESLLIVGNRKDAQILALKHGAAVLVTGGFDVDDEVIKLADDMGMPLLSSSYDTFTVATIINRAIYKRLVRKEVVRVKDAMVKEPDYLTIDATVGDWRNMYKTTQHSKFPVVDKNMKVCGIVTTNDISSLKDDVLIKDVMSKDPIVLTKDTPVAHAARLMGWEGIKLIPVVEDKRLVGILTRKDAIKALQHLSFQPQIGETADSIVMSRFSMSKTEDGVKLRGKTDPVMLNPYGVASSGALMTIIANAGFEAFRAQKRLETVLDSFTVYFSKPVQLEQEIEIEAKIIDIGRKSGKAEINLMHEEKLVAKAIISARVIDR; translated from the coding sequence ATGACAAAACATGCCCGAATTATTGAATATATTAAAAAGCTTGAGGTAGGTTCGAAAATATCGGTAAGGCAGTTGGCAAATGATTTAAATGTAAGTGAAGGAACGGCATATCGCGCCATTAAAGATGCACAGCTGGCAGGATATGTTTGTACCATGCCCAGAATAGGTACTATCCGAATTGAAAAAAAGACTGATGAAGCAATTGAACATTTATCCTTTGCCGAAGTAGTAAATATAGTTGAGGGAAGTGTAATGGGCGGTAAATCCGGCCTGCATAAACCTCTTAGTAAGTTTTTAATTGGTGCTATGGAAGTAGAAGAAATGCATAAGTTTATTGAACCAGAAAGCCTTCTTATAGTCGGCAATCGTAAAGATGCGCAAATCCTGGCATTAAAACATGGTGCGGCAGTGCTAGTAACGGGTGGCTTTGATGTGGATGATGAAGTAATTAAACTGGCAGATGATATGGGAATGCCCTTACTTTCTTCATCATATGATACCTTTACCGTAGCTACTATTATCAATCGTGCTATCTACAAAAGGTTGGTAAGGAAAGAAGTTGTCAGAGTAAAGGATGCGATGGTAAAAGAACCTGATTATTTAACCATTGATGCTACCGTAGGCGATTGGAGAAACATGTATAAAACAACCCAACACAGTAAATTTCCTGTAGTCGACAAAAATATGAAAGTCTGTGGTATTGTTACTACAAATGACATATCAAGCCTAAAGGATGATGTTTTAATAAAAGATGTTATGAGCAAGGATCCGATAGTATTGACGAAAGATACACCGGTGGCTCATGCGGCACGGCTAATGGGTTGGGAAGGTATAAAGCTTATTCCTGTGGTAGAGGATAAAAGGCTGGTAGGTATCTTGACTCGAAAAGATGCGATTAAGGCTTTGCAACATTTGAGTTTTCAGCCGCAAATAGGTGAAACGGCGGATAGTATTGTGATGAGTCGTTTTTCCATGAGCAAAACCGAAGATGGAGTGAAGCTTAGAGGAAAGACAGATCCCGTTATGTTAAATCCTTATGGTGTAGCAAGCAGCGGAGCTCTTATGACGATTATAGCTAATGCCGGTTTTGAAGCATTCAGGGCACAGAAAAGATTGGAAACAGTTTTAGATAGTTTTACGGTATATTTTTCAAAACCTGTACAGTTAGAGCAGGAAATAGAGATAGAAGCTAAAATAATCGATATAGGGAGAAAGTCGGGAAAAGCTGAAATAAATCTCATGCACGAGGAAAAATTGGTGGCAAAAGCCATTATTTCTGCGAGGGTTATTGACAGGTAG